In one Candidatus Rickettsiella isopodorum genomic region, the following are encoded:
- a CDS encoding cytochrome b gives MMLKNTVAVYGVIAKFFHWFMAALIIGMFMLAYTMINIPASHFSDRLYSLHKATGLFLFGLVILRLLWRFINIEPKLPRSVPLWQRQLAKLNIIALYLLMLAMPLTGFLMSTFGNHIISFYGIFTVSPLADNPLVSNFFAKAHQILSYLLIAAFTLHVIGAFYHPVLQRMWVFPKKRVMENNK, from the coding sequence ATGATGTTAAAAAATACGGTAGCAGTTTATGGTGTTATCGCTAAATTTTTTCATTGGTTTATGGCAGCGTTGATTATCGGCATGTTTATGCTGGCTTATACCATGATTAATATTCCTGCATCGCATTTTAGTGATCGTTTATATAGTCTTCATAAAGCGACCGGTTTGTTTTTATTCGGTTTAGTGATCTTAAGACTCCTTTGGCGTTTTATAAATATTGAGCCGAAATTACCGCGATCGGTTCCTCTTTGGCAGCGTCAATTAGCTAAATTGAATATTATCGCGTTGTATCTATTAATGCTGGCGATGCCATTAACAGGATTTTTAATGTCAACCTTCGGTAATCACATAATTAGTTTTTATGGTATTTTTACGGTATCACCCTTAGCTGATAATCCGCTGGTTTCTAATTTTTTTGCTAAAGCACATCAAATCTTGTCTTATTTATTGATTGCAGCATTTACATTACATGTGATCGGTGCATTTTATCATCCTGTATTACAAAGAATGTGGGTGTTTCCTAAAAAAAGAGTAATGGAGAATAACAAATGA
- the tolB gene encoding Tol-Pal system beta propeller repeat protein TolB: MNGLRLEKSCHTRKKFLFILISSLFSILLSASAQAALNLELTQGVANQLPIAVVPFTSTVAFAAENNMSEVIQSDLSHSGQFKVMMMKTHALPQPYTSDKISLAYWRAHHIDDVILGKISALGQGEYQVHVNLVNVAQGRKQILAQREYTVKYPQLRALAHHISDLIYEKLTGVKGVFSTHIAYVLVTRQDNHRVYSLQVADMDGHNAKPLLTSTQPIMSPAWSHDGKRIAYVSFEKIMPRIYIQTIANGKRQLISDYPGINGAPAWSPDDKLLALALSKNSAAPKIYLMDLANKDLRQVTFGFSIDTEPTWSKDGRSLLFTSDRGGGPQIYQMELSNKRLQRITFDGSYNARASFSPDGKMIVVLNREQGMYNIAVQDLDDDTLLSVTHSGFDASPSFAPNGQMVLFESKPGEHGLLGMASVDGRINCRLPTPEGDVQDPVWSPFLSS; encoded by the coding sequence ATGAATGGTTTGCGCTTAGAAAAGTCGTGTCATACGAGAAAAAAATTTCTTTTCATACTGATTAGTAGTTTGTTTTCTATATTATTAAGCGCTAGCGCCCAAGCAGCGCTGAATCTTGAATTAACTCAAGGTGTCGCTAATCAACTACCGATTGCAGTTGTTCCTTTTACGAGTACGGTAGCGTTTGCAGCGGAAAACAATATGAGTGAGGTGATTCAGTCTGATTTAAGCCATAGTGGTCAATTTAAAGTCATGATGATGAAAACTCATGCGCTACCACAACCTTATACTAGCGATAAAATTTCTCTGGCTTATTGGCGAGCTCATCATATTGATGATGTTATATTGGGGAAAATAAGTGCTCTAGGACAGGGAGAATATCAAGTGCATGTGAATTTAGTGAATGTTGCCCAAGGTCGTAAACAAATTTTAGCACAACGAGAATATACAGTGAAATATCCGCAATTACGTGCTTTAGCTCATCATATCAGTGATCTGATTTATGAAAAATTAACGGGTGTTAAAGGTGTTTTTTCGACACATATCGCTTATGTGTTAGTGACTCGTCAGGATAATCATCGTGTTTATAGTCTGCAAGTGGCTGATATGGATGGCCATAATGCCAAACCTTTATTAACCTCGACACAACCTATTATGTCTCCGGCTTGGTCGCATGATGGTAAACGTATTGCCTATGTTTCTTTCGAAAAAATCATGCCGCGAATTTATATTCAAACGATTGCTAACGGGAAGCGCCAATTAATCAGTGATTATCCGGGTATTAATGGTGCTCCCGCGTGGTCACCCGATGATAAACTCTTAGCTTTAGCCTTATCTAAAAATTCGGCTGCGCCAAAAATTTATTTAATGGATTTAGCCAATAAAGATTTACGTCAAGTGACCTTTGGATTTTCTATTGATACAGAACCGACTTGGTCAAAAGATGGTCGATCATTGCTGTTTACTTCAGATAGAGGAGGTGGACCACAAATTTATCAAATGGAACTAAGCAATAAGCGGTTACAACGTATTACATTTGATGGTAGTTATAATGCACGCGCATCTTTTTCTCCAGATGGAAAAATGATAGTGGTACTCAATCGCGAACAAGGAATGTATAATATAGCGGTGCAAGATTTAGACGACGATACTTTATTGAGCGTTACGCATTCAGGTTTTGATGCTTCACCCAGTTTTGCACCCAATGGACAAATGGTTTTATTTGAATCAAAACCCGGTGAACATGGCTTGTTAGGTATGGCTTCAGTCGATGGAAGAATTAATTGTCGTTTGCCAACACCTGAAGGTGATGTACAAGATCCAGTTTGGTCACCTTTTTTATCGAGTTAA
- the pal gene encoding peptidoglycan-associated lipoprotein Pal, translating into MLIKRLLRVSVMAAMFFSLGACSTADNNELGEASAIPTHVDNALTHGAGDIGSFYGDESTHPLQVGDQTYYFGFDKSLVREEDKPSLQVQAHYLISHPQAKILIAGNTDERGSREYNIGLGQRRALSVQQFLIANGVSGKQILTVSYGAEKPVAFGHSEADYAKNRRVDLQYQTPVITDKM; encoded by the coding sequence ATGTTAATAAAAAGATTGTTAAGAGTGAGTGTTATGGCTGCTATGTTTTTCAGTTTAGGCGCTTGTTCCACTGCGGATAATAATGAATTAGGGGAAGCGAGTGCTATTCCGACACATGTCGATAACGCATTGACACACGGAGCCGGTGATATCGGTAGTTTTTACGGCGATGAAAGCACGCATCCACTGCAAGTGGGTGATCAAACCTATTACTTTGGTTTTGATAAAAGTCTCGTCCGTGAAGAAGATAAACCTTCTCTGCAAGTCCAAGCACATTACCTAATTAGCCATCCACAAGCTAAAATATTGATAGCGGGTAATACTGACGAAAGAGGCAGCCGTGAATATAATATCGGTTTGGGTCAACGCCGTGCCTTAAGTGTACAACAATTTTTAATTGCGAATGGCGTCAGTGGAAAGCAGATCCTAACCGTCAGTTATGGCGCAGAAAAGCCAGTGGCGTTTGGTCATAGTGAAGCAGATTATGCGAAAAATCGTCGTGTTGACTTACAGTATCAAACTCCGGTTATCACCGATAAGATGTAA
- the ybgF gene encoding tol-pal system protein YbgF produces the protein MVKISLCCASLLVSSLAYALAPVVDAYDDDEDAPATTTSSNPASPAHESSNSTSSPVTSPAPSSVPSIPSNSASFSLEQRVTILERQIANLNPLLVQVDDLQQQLQNLQGKLESQQHAVKVLEEQVRNQYLAIDKRFGQRTNNNTANSAKPANVPMNANSAMSPRPLVDLSSSTKKEDSNNRKSMLPNSAPTAAAERAYQAAFQLLKTKQYNEAIAAFEAFNKKFPNDLNVANADYFLGQLYLLQGQADLAINFFKRFITRYSQDARVPDAMLQCGLAYFAKGDKKMAMELFEKIIQQYPDSKAAQAAQARLQQFKAMISAAANPAKNKV, from the coding sequence TTGGTTAAGATTAGCTTATGTTGTGCGAGCTTATTAGTAAGTTCACTCGCTTATGCATTAGCACCGGTTGTTGATGCCTATGACGATGATGAGGATGCTCCGGCAACGACAACTTCTTCAAACCCAGCAAGTCCAGCGCATGAGTCAAGCAATTCAACTTCTAGCCCCGTGACTAGCCCAGCACCATCGAGTGTCCCATCCATTCCGAGTAATTCAGCCTCTTTTTCTTTAGAACAGCGGGTTACGATTTTAGAACGTCAAATCGCTAATCTCAATCCTCTGTTGGTACAAGTCGACGATTTACAACAACAATTACAAAATTTACAAGGTAAACTTGAATCACAACAACATGCTGTCAAAGTATTAGAGGAGCAAGTACGTAATCAATATTTAGCAATCGATAAGCGTTTTGGCCAGCGGACTAACAATAACACCGCTAATTCTGCCAAACCGGCCAATGTTCCTATGAACGCTAATAGTGCGATGAGTCCGCGTCCATTGGTAGATCTCAGTAGTAGCACGAAAAAAGAGGATTCAAATAATCGCAAGTCGATGCTACCAAACTCGGCACCAACGGCGGCGGCAGAGCGTGCTTATCAAGCGGCTTTTCAATTACTGAAAACTAAACAATATAATGAAGCGATAGCCGCTTTTGAAGCCTTCAATAAAAAATTTCCGAATGATCTGAATGTTGCGAATGCAGATTATTTTTTAGGACAGTTGTATTTATTACAGGGGCAAGCTGATCTAGCAATTAACTTTTTTAAACGTTTTATTACCCGTTATAGCCAAGATGCACGAGTACCCGATGCCATGTTGCAATGTGGTTTAGCGTATTTTGCCAAAGGTGATAAAAAAATGGCGATGGAATTGTTTGAAAAAATAATCCAACAATATCCTGATTCTAAAGCGGCACAAGCGGCTCAAGCCCGTTTACAACAATTTAAAGCCATGATTTCTGCAGCGGCAAATCCCGCTAAAAATAAGGTTTAA
- the truA gene encoding tRNA pseudouridine(38-40) synthase TruA, with protein sequence MRIALSISYQGSAYHGWQSQAGLACIQTCLERAISQVADHPIILTCAGRTDKGVHALDQVVHFDTGVQRSQRAWLLGSNSYLPADIRVNWVQAVESTFHARFSAVARRYRYIIYNRRLSNALWNAYTSHFYYPLNESDMQSAAQYLLGEHDFSSFRAASCQANNARREVQHIQVKREGCYVTIDIQANAFLHHMVRNISAVLMTIGAGKKPIAWAKEVLLAQDRKVADVTASPNGLYLYQVVYPENFMLPQSENDFLFFI encoded by the coding sequence ATGAGAATAGCATTGAGCATTTCTTATCAAGGTAGTGCTTACCATGGTTGGCAATCGCAAGCAGGATTGGCCTGCATACAAACTTGCTTAGAGCGGGCGATTAGCCAAGTTGCGGATCATCCGATAATCTTAACTTGTGCAGGTCGCACCGATAAGGGTGTACATGCCTTAGATCAAGTGGTGCATTTTGATACCGGCGTACAGCGGTCCCAACGGGCTTGGTTGTTAGGGTCTAATAGCTATTTACCGGCGGATATTCGCGTCAACTGGGTGCAAGCAGTGGAGAGTACTTTTCATGCTCGATTTTCCGCTGTAGCACGTCGTTATCGCTATATTATTTATAATCGACGTTTAAGTAATGCCTTATGGAACGCTTATACCAGCCATTTTTATTATCCTTTAAATGAAAGCGATATGCAGTCTGCTGCGCAGTATCTCCTGGGTGAGCATGATTTTAGTTCATTTCGTGCGGCAAGTTGCCAAGCGAACAATGCACGACGCGAGGTACAACATATTCAAGTCAAGCGCGAAGGATGCTATGTGACTATTGATATTCAGGCGAATGCTTTTTTACATCATATGGTGCGCAATATCAGCGCGGTCTTAATGACGATAGGTGCGGGTAAAAAACCCATCGCATGGGCTAAAGAAGTTTTATTGGCGCAAGATCGTAAAGTAGCTGATGTGACCGCTTCACCGAATGGTCTATATTTATACCAAGTAGTTTATCCAGAAAACTTTATGTTACCTCAATCAGAAAATGATTTTTTATTTTTTATTTAA
- a CDS encoding glycosyltransferase, translating into MPNKNIPKVLHFIWIGKGATDYLYTLKKWRELHPHPEYIINFWIAPKDLTQAEKRSLIKINLEKKFNLKFRNIEKETDLKNYPLIMSEIDKGNPWSASDILRLAILVKEPGFYFDLDITPKKTLPDRVSCKKGVLFNIFIENRRILFHFDIIAAATENQPVLEYISRLLLKTLNFIKEEETQIKIDLAYHFQEKSAVDYLFASNCTGQSAAMALFHYYSLPKNITVVDDLTFPYIHLFEELPIQKLVKYFRWSEKYKGLKEKVANFNKKYFEIYDQVSQGKEIEPTSLITRLNKFCAASGLFFSSVLSNNDVYASAKLENDNQKQQAAALKQGMNDGFSIQFGGNNFFILPKLNSEEVSIKLKNFLTQSN; encoded by the coding sequence ATGCCAAACAAAAATATTCCTAAAGTTTTGCATTTCATCTGGATTGGGAAGGGTGCGACAGACTATCTGTATACATTAAAAAAATGGCGGGAATTACATCCACATCCTGAGTACATTATAAACTTTTGGATAGCGCCAAAAGATCTCACTCAAGCAGAAAAAAGAAGCTTAATAAAAATTAATTTAGAAAAAAAATTTAATCTAAAATTTAGGAATATTGAAAAAGAAACCGATTTAAAAAATTATCCACTTATTATGAGTGAGATAGATAAGGGCAATCCATGGAGCGCCAGTGATATATTACGTTTAGCCATTTTGGTTAAAGAACCTGGTTTTTACTTCGATCTGGATATCACGCCAAAAAAGACTCTACCAGATCGTGTAAGCTGTAAAAAAGGGGTTTTATTTAATATCTTTATAGAAAATAGAAGAATCCTATTTCACTTTGATATTATAGCGGCAGCGACTGAAAATCAGCCTGTTTTGGAATATATCAGTCGTTTATTGCTAAAAACTTTGAATTTTATAAAAGAAGAGGAAACTCAAATAAAAATAGATCTGGCTTATCATTTCCAAGAAAAATCAGCGGTTGATTATCTATTTGCGAGTAATTGTACAGGCCAGAGCGCTGCGATGGCACTCTTTCATTATTATAGTTTACCTAAAAATATTACTGTTGTAGACGATCTGACATTTCCCTATATACATTTATTCGAAGAGCTCCCTATACAGAAATTGGTGAAATATTTTCGATGGAGTGAAAAATATAAAGGCCTTAAAGAGAAAGTAGCTAATTTTAATAAAAAGTATTTTGAAATCTATGATCAAGTATCTCAAGGGAAAGAAATTGAACCGACTAGCCTAATTACTCGATTAAATAAATTTTGTGCTGCTTCAGGTTTATTTTTTTCATCTGTTTTGAGCAACAATGATGTTTATGCATCAGCTAAACTTGAAAATGATAACCAAAAACAGCAAGCAGCCGCATTAAAGCAAGGTATGAATGATGGTTTTTCTATCCAATTTGGGGGAAATAATTTTTTTATCCTGCCTAAATTAAACTCAGAAGAAGTAAGCATTAAGTTGAAAAATTTTTTAACTCAGTCTAACTAG
- the potA gene encoding spermidine/putrescine ABC transporter ATP-binding protein PotA has translation MNGNVLELKGVTKRFDGEDVLEDINFEVRHGEFLTLLGPSGCGKTTLLRLISGFEQPDSGVICINGVDVKGLSPQARHVNTVFQSYALFPHLNVFDNIAFGLRCKGGLSKAEITQQVNDALNMVKLVHLSERKPYQLSGGQQQRVAIARAVVNKPSILLLDEPLSSLDYRLRKTMQLELKQLQTKLGITFIFVTHDQEEALSMSDRVVVMHEGRIEQIGTPREVYEEPHSLRVARFIGEVNIFETQIISSDEHVFHAMIEGKEFTLKNRRHFSKNQKVYTLVRPEDLEVWSPVEVTDTSQMFPGVVEQVIYKGSTVDLMVRLESQNLLAATQFFNEDDEKLDFHSGESVWVHWIPGWEVILPDES, from the coding sequence ATGAATGGGAATGTCCTTGAACTCAAAGGAGTCACTAAACGTTTCGATGGCGAAGACGTATTAGAAGATATTAACTTCGAGGTAAGGCATGGTGAATTTTTGACCTTACTTGGACCTAGTGGTTGTGGCAAGACGACGTTATTGCGTTTAATTTCAGGTTTTGAGCAACCCGATAGTGGCGTCATTTGCATTAACGGTGTTGATGTCAAAGGCTTGTCACCACAAGCACGCCATGTGAATACCGTTTTTCAAAGCTATGCTTTATTCCCGCATCTGAATGTCTTTGACAATATTGCTTTTGGTTTACGTTGTAAAGGGGGCTTGTCGAAAGCAGAGATTACACAGCAGGTTAATGATGCATTAAATATGGTGAAGTTGGTGCATTTAAGTGAGCGTAAACCTTATCAATTAAGCGGTGGCCAGCAACAACGGGTGGCGATTGCCAGAGCCGTGGTGAATAAACCCAGCATCCTGTTATTGGATGAACCATTAAGTTCTTTAGATTATCGCTTACGTAAAACCATGCAGCTTGAATTAAAGCAGTTGCAAACCAAATTGGGTATTACGTTTATTTTTGTGACACATGATCAGGAAGAAGCTTTATCGATGTCAGATCGGGTTGTGGTGATGCATGAAGGACGTATTGAGCAAATCGGTACTCCGCGCGAAGTGTACGAAGAACCGCATAGCTTACGGGTTGCGCGTTTCATAGGCGAAGTAAATATTTTCGAAACACAAATTATTTCTTCTGATGAACATGTGTTTCACGCGATGATTGAGGGTAAAGAGTTTACATTAAAAAATCGGCGGCATTTTTCTAAGAATCAAAAGGTCTATACCTTAGTCAGGCCCGAAGATCTTGAAGTTTGGTCTCCAGTCGAGGTGACAGATACTTCGCAGATGTTTCCTGGAGTGGTTGAGCAAGTTATTTACAAAGGTTCTACTGTCGATCTGATGGTGCGTTTGGAAAGTCAAAATTTGTTGGCTGCTACGCAATTTTTCAATGAGGATGATGAAAAATTAGATTTCCATAGCGGGGAGTCTGTTTGGGTACATTGGATTCCAGGATGGGAGGTTATTTTGCCCGATGAAAGTTGA
- the potB gene encoding spermidine/putrescine ABC transporter permease PotB: protein MKVDRLFKGSTISIVWLWLSVFALLPTLLVLIISLLQNDPANLIRWKFSLENYRALLNPIYFKVFWHSFCVAGLCSLICLVLSYPFAYLLARLDSKYKSLLLFLVIIPFWTSSLIRTYAIISILKAKGLLNTLLLSLGIIHHPLTILYTSTAVIIGLVYSLLPFMILPLYANIEKLETQFIDAARDLGANSLTILIRVILPLTLPGIMGGIILVFLPAMSMFYIPDILGGAKSLLVGNLIQNEFLAAHNWPLGSAVSMVLTLAMGILLLLYRRVNKIGQYHDEPIGEI from the coding sequence ATGAAAGTTGATCGCCTCTTTAAAGGAAGCACCATCAGTATCGTTTGGCTGTGGCTATCTGTATTTGCTTTATTACCGACGCTATTGGTACTGATAATAAGTTTGCTGCAAAATGATCCGGCCAATCTTATCCGTTGGAAATTTTCACTAGAAAATTACCGAGCCTTATTAAATCCTATTTATTTTAAAGTATTTTGGCATTCTTTTTGTGTGGCCGGACTGTGTAGTTTAATTTGTTTAGTACTGAGTTATCCTTTTGCTTATTTATTGGCGCGACTCGATTCTAAATATAAGAGTTTATTATTATTTTTAGTGATTATCCCTTTCTGGACCAGTTCATTGATCCGTACTTATGCGATCATCTCTATACTGAAAGCGAAAGGCTTGTTAAATACACTATTATTATCACTCGGTATTATTCACCACCCGTTAACCATTTTGTATACCAGTACCGCAGTCATTATTGGTTTAGTCTATAGTTTACTTCCTTTCATGATTTTACCTTTATACGCCAATATTGAGAAATTAGAGACGCAATTTATTGATGCAGCGCGCGATTTAGGTGCGAATAGCTTAACTATTTTAATACGCGTTATTTTACCGTTAACACTGCCGGGTATTATGGGCGGAATCATTTTGGTCTTCTTGCCAGCGATGAGTATGTTTTATATTCCGGATATTTTGGGTGGTGCCAAATCCCTGTTGGTTGGGAATCTCATTCAAAATGAATTTTTAGCGGCACATAACTGGCCTTTGGGTTCAGCGGTGAGTATGGTACTGACTCTAGCAATGGGAATATTGTTGTTACTGTATCGACGTGTCAATAAAATAGGACAATATCACGATGAACCGATTGGCGAGATTTAG
- the potC gene encoding spermidine/putrescine ABC transporter permease PotC, whose product MNRLARFSYLAVIYCFFYFPIILLIIYSFNNSTYSLLWHGFTLDWYKQLGDDSNLAIVALHSLEVGVLAASFATLIGTIAATCLYRYRFFGKHLLHGLLFVLIVSPDIVMGISLLILFFLLNMRLGFWSLLLSHITFCIPFVAVTVYSRLTGLDKNIFEAARDLGANDFMSFRRIIIPMLWPAILAGWLLSFTLSLDDVIISFFVTGPDFQILPLYIYSLVRIGLKPELNALCSVMFAITLFIVVAFQWVLPKKVKK is encoded by the coding sequence ATGAACCGATTGGCGAGATTTAGCTATTTGGCAGTGATCTACTGCTTTTTTTACTTTCCAATTATTTTATTAATTATTTATTCGTTTAATAATTCAACGTACTCATTGCTTTGGCATGGCTTTACTTTAGATTGGTATAAACAATTAGGTGATGATAGCAATTTGGCCATTGTCGCCTTGCATTCACTCGAAGTGGGTGTATTAGCGGCCAGTTTTGCGACGTTAATAGGGACTATTGCAGCGACTTGTCTGTATCGTTATCGGTTTTTTGGTAAACATTTACTCCATGGTTTATTGTTTGTATTGATAGTCTCGCCTGATATTGTCATGGGAATTTCATTACTTATCTTATTTTTTTTACTGAATATGCGTTTAGGTTTTTGGTCATTATTATTATCACATATTACTTTTTGTATTCCTTTTGTGGCGGTCACGGTTTATAGTCGATTGACTGGTTTGGATAAAAATATTTTTGAAGCAGCGCGTGATTTAGGCGCAAATGACTTTATGAGTTTTCGTCGCATTATTATTCCTATGTTATGGCCCGCTATTTTAGCGGGCTGGCTATTAAGTTTTACTTTGTCACTCGATGATGTAATCATTAGCTTTTTTGTTACCGGCCCTGATTTTCAAATTTTGCCGTTGTATATTTACTCATTGGTTCGCATCGGATTAAAGCCGGAATTGAATGCGCTCTGTTCGGTGATGTTTGCTATTACGCTATTTATCGTCGTTGCCTTCCAATGGGTATTACCTAAAAAGGTTAAAAAATAA
- a CDS encoding ABC transporter substrate-binding protein, with protein sequence MRLVCFFILLWVIFTRSAYAEQNIVNIYNWSSYISNDALKEFTQETGIKVNYATYDSNETLYAKLKANPHTGYDVIVPSTYFIDRMRQQGMLQALDKSRLPNFKNLNPALLNKSYDPGNHYSIPYFWSTTGIVVNSKSHPAQQLQAWIDFWNPRYRNQLLLLDDVHEVFSMALMVLGYSPNDTNPEHIRLAYLKLKELMPNVRLFNNDGVKSLFIDEDLSVGMAWNGDIYQAAQENPALRFIYPKEGFVISIDSMAIPIGASHVNNAYTFINFILRPDIAKKISLATGFATPNLTAYKLMPKAILNNSMIYPDKKTLQRSVVQVDVGAAESIYQHYWELLKIGG encoded by the coding sequence ATGCGTTTAGTTTGTTTTTTTATCCTATTATGGGTTATTTTCACTCGATCAGCGTATGCAGAACAAAATATTGTTAATATTTACAATTGGTCGAGCTATATTTCCAATGATGCATTAAAAGAGTTCACACAAGAAACTGGGATTAAAGTTAATTATGCGACTTATGATAGTAATGAGACCTTATATGCGAAACTGAAAGCCAATCCGCATACGGGCTATGATGTGATTGTACCATCCACTTATTTTATCGATCGTATGCGCCAACAAGGCATGTTGCAAGCACTGGATAAATCTCGTTTACCGAATTTCAAAAATCTTAATCCTGCGTTACTTAACAAATCTTATGATCCAGGTAATCATTATAGTATTCCGTATTTTTGGTCCACAACCGGTATTGTTGTTAATAGTAAGAGCCATCCCGCTCAGCAATTACAAGCTTGGATAGATTTTTGGAACCCACGCTATCGTAACCAATTACTCTTATTAGATGACGTCCATGAAGTCTTCTCCATGGCATTGATGGTATTAGGTTATTCACCGAATGACACCAATCCTGAACATATCCGCTTGGCCTACCTTAAATTAAAGGAGTTAATGCCAAATGTACGTTTGTTTAATAATGATGGGGTAAAATCACTTTTCATTGATGAAGATTTAAGTGTCGGTATGGCTTGGAATGGTGATATCTATCAAGCCGCACAAGAAAATCCCGCATTACGGTTTATTTATCCTAAAGAAGGTTTTGTGATCTCTATCGATAGCATGGCCATACCGATAGGGGCATCACATGTGAATAATGCCTACACTTTTATCAATTTTATACTCAGACCGGATATTGCCAAAAAAATAAGTTTAGCGACGGGCTTTGCGACACCTAATCTTACTGCCTATAAACTGATGCCAAAAGCCATTTTGAATAATTCCATGATCTATCCCGATAAAAAAACGTTACAACGCAGTGTCGTTCAAGTTGATGTAGGAGCTGCTGAAAGTATTTACCAACATTATTGGGAATTATTGAAAATTGGTGGTTAA
- the accD gene encoding acetyl-CoA carboxylase, carboxyltransferase subunit beta: MSWLKKVIKGIRTVVRNTTGVPENSWTKCESCGAVLYRAEFERNLMVCPTCNHHHRIKARKRLAQLLDPETGQEIGSQIEAVDRLKFKDQFKYKDRLHSAIKKTGEKEALIVMQGKLEGRAVVCAAFEFNFMGGSMGAAVGERFVQGVLKAIEEDIPFICVSASGGARMQEGLFSLMQMAKTSAVLGELKQKGLPFISVLTDPTMGGVSASFANLGDIIIAEPKALIGFAGPRVIEQTVRQVLPEGFQRSEFLLAHGAIDMIVDRRELKGKMVSLLNKLMAANQGRYSLTAIVNDDI; this comes from the coding sequence ATGAGTTGGTTAAAAAAAGTCATTAAAGGAATTCGGACCGTGGTTAGAAATACCACGGGAGTTCCTGAAAATAGTTGGACTAAATGTGAGTCCTGTGGAGCAGTACTCTATCGCGCGGAATTTGAACGTAATCTAATGGTTTGTCCAACTTGTAACCACCATCATCGGATTAAAGCGCGTAAACGTTTAGCACAGCTTTTGGATCCTGAAACCGGTCAAGAAATAGGCAGTCAAATAGAAGCGGTGGATAGGCTTAAATTTAAAGATCAATTTAAATATAAAGATCGGCTACATTCAGCCATAAAAAAAACCGGTGAAAAAGAAGCGTTGATAGTTATGCAAGGAAAATTAGAGGGTAGGGCAGTAGTGTGCGCAGCGTTTGAGTTCAATTTTATGGGTGGGTCGATGGGCGCTGCGGTAGGAGAGCGTTTTGTACAAGGTGTGTTAAAGGCCATTGAGGAAGATATTCCTTTTATTTGTGTTTCAGCAAGTGGCGGAGCCCGGATGCAAGAAGGTTTATTCTCATTAATGCAAATGGCAAAAACAAGTGCTGTCTTGGGTGAACTTAAACAAAAAGGACTCCCTTTTATTTCTGTATTAACCGATCCGACTATGGGTGGTGTATCAGCAAGTTTTGCTAATCTTGGCGATATTATTATTGCAGAGCCTAAAGCTTTAATTGGTTTTGCCGGTCCACGTGTCATTGAACAAACTGTACGCCAAGTTTTACCCGAAGGATTTCAACGCAGTGAATTTTTATTAGCACATGGTGCTATCGATATGATCGTCGATAGGAGGGAATTAAAGGGAAAAATGGTTTCGCTTTTAAATAAACTGATGGCAGCGAATCAAGGACGTTATTCACTAACAGCCATTGTCAATGACGATATCTAA